CGTGGATGTTCGGTTTCCAGGTCCGTGCGAATATCGTATAAAACCGAGTGGAAACGATCCGCGTGCCCTcgtattaatttttttattttccccCCACGAGAAACAAATCGAGAACGCCTGTCTCTTGAACGATAATTCGCGGCACTCTCGCGTAACGCTCGCTGGATGATGATCCGAGcgaattatttatataaaaacaATTGTCCGAGTGCGTCGGCCACACTCGCGGAGCACGATCGAATTCAACGTGTTTCTGGGCCAGCATTCGACTCGACGCATCCGTGTGCGTCTGATCGATTCAACCGAGTCTTTGATCATTCAGACCTAGTTCGATGACCCTGAGCCTTGATGCCGTCTTGTTCGATTCGAGGGGTCTGATACGCGCGCGATATCGTGACTAGTAGGCCACTGCCGAGAACTAAGTCCGACCATCGACGATACACTCGCGAACATCGAAATTCTTCTAACGAAACGTCTGATAACGATGAACGTCTAATTAATTCGCGACTTAAAGTTATATTTTGGTGTATCGAGTGGGTTAATTAATTCGGACTTAAAGTTATGGGAATTAATTAATTCGCGACTTAAAGTTATATTTTGGTGTATCGAAAGGTATCGTAGGTTAAAATAACGGCGTGCAACGTGTACAGCGTTTCGTAAAACGTAATTTAAGTTCAGAAAGTGAATAGAAAAGGAAGACACAAGCTACTTTGCCTTTTCGTAAGAGTAGTGAATGATGTGAACCTTCTATGATATTTTTGGCTGAATTTTTGAAGAGTTTCCATAGCCGATTTTGTTGACCTTGATATATATTATCCAGGACACCCTGCGGAGTAACATTAAATAGGTTTAAGTCATCGATTGTTGTTTATTTGAATGTTATTAATAAAGAGCGATTGGAAACTTTACTGCCATTAATACAGAAATTTGGACCTTTTGGTatgagaaatatagaaatatttgAATAGTATTTATCACATTTCGGTATATAAACATATTCAAATAATATTCAAATAATATAAGCACTGGATTGTGCTTAGAATGTAGTTTATTGTTTAACGATCAAGTGTGAGGACTGTGAAAATACGTGAAAGAATGAATTTGTTTTTATTTAGTGTAAAATTAGCCGTTTGAGTGGCAGATGTGGGATCGCATTTCTGCTCAGTGCTGAAAACTGCCAATTAGTCGATGAGAGTTGCCACACTGACTGCACGTTGAACGATTAGAAAATTGGTACAGCAACAATAATATAAGACTCACTAGTGACAGATAGAAAAATAGCGCTATCGCGTTACTTTGGACTTTGAGACGTAAAAATTGAGAAGCATCGTCGTGCTATTTCGGactttgaaatatagaaattgggAAGTACCATCAcgctgcttggaactttgagacatAAAAAATGAAAAGCACCATCGCGATGCTTGCAAGTTTGGGGCTTAAAAATTGAAAGCACCATCGGACTGCTTGCAAATTTGAGgcttagaaattgagaagcacCATCGCGATGCGTACTAATTTGAGGCTTAGAAATTTAAAGCATCATCGCACTGCTTGCAAGTTTGAggcttagaaattgaaagcTCCATCGCACTGCTTGgaatttcgaaacgtagaaattgagaagcacCATTGCGATGCTTGCAAATGTGGGATTTAGAAATTTAATGCATCATCACAGTGGTTAGAAATTGAGATGTAGAAATTAAGAAGTACCATcgcattgcttagaactttgagacgtagaaattgagaagcacCATCGTACTGCTTAGAGATTTCAGATTTTGAAATTAAGGAGTACCATCGCATTGCTTGGGATTTTGAGACGTAAAAATTGAGAAGCACCATCGTACTGCTTGGGGCTTTGAGACGTAAAAATTAAGAAGTAACATCGCACTGCTTGGAAATTTGAGACGTAGGAATTGAAAAGCGCCATCACACTCGATAGTACTTTTCAATTGTATCTCTCCAAAAGTTCACAGCACTCAAACGATTAAAAGATGCAGCATCAGCGTTACAGTGGGCGAGAGACTTAGACCGAGACGTTAAATGAATTTCGAGATTAGATTAGAGTATTTTGGGGGTAGCTGTGTTCCTCTCATACCTTTACAAAAAAACGTTATATCCATAGAAATGTCCAATTTCGAAAAAAATTACGTGTATATCGATCTTCTTTTGTTAATaacatttaaataaataataatcggTGGCTTAAACCTATCAAATACTACTCAGGAGGGTGTCCTTGATAACAATGTTAAAGTTAAGTGAATCGAGTATGAGAGCTTTTCAGAAGTTTATCTACGCTTCTTTTTCCCAGTGTCGAATTCCTATTTGAATCTAGGCACTTGTCATACATCCTGCATGAGCAACAAATACTTGCTGGTTCGCTAAACAATCGTACAATGAATGCTTAAAAGTCAGGAAAAAAATAGTATTTTCAAAGAACTATAAATCGTAACATATTTCGATAATAATTTTATAACAGCTTATAAGCTTGCGAACGCGAAAAATCAGTTGGATCTCGTTCACTATCGTTAAAATACTTATTCAACATCGATTCTCATCGTAACATTCGGACTTAGTTCAGAGCATGCGTTACTCGAACAATTTCGTTAATCGGTACCTTATCTATTAATATCTCGATGTTCGAGTGTGTGTCCTTTTACGTTAAAAACGCAGTGAAACACAGTTCAATCCGACGAACAGTCGTATAATAAATCGTCAATCTGAGTATCACAGATTATCCAAATTAATTTCAAGTAGACGCCTTATTATTATCAGAAAACGTTTCTCCCCATCGCGGATAGATACAAACTCCTCTCACCACTCGTCCCTTTgttgctttctctctctctctctcatctccCATAGTCACCTCGAGATCGTCGAACGTTGATTTCGCGTGATATTACATAACTACGTCCGAGTGTTCGCACGGGCCCGCTACATTGAACTCGAGTTCCGCGTCGGTTGCATTACAATCTGAGAGTCCTGCGTGTGTGTCTTCTCTTTCTCCTGGTGTGTCGTATTTATTTTCTCTttattgtataatatatatatatatttctttttttttttgttatttttaattaattctctTTAGCCTAGCGGCGATAATACGTTACCAAAAGCTTATAGATACCCTTATGCGCTGCTACCAAggtttcttttatttatttatttattctccATTGCGACTTTTATCTCGCGAAACTCGCGTGCTTGCAGTTTTTCGGTACTCCTGTTGTTGTTCGCCGTTGTTGCTGTcctatttctttttttgttcgttttcttgtgtctttttttttttctttttttaactgTCAGCGTGCCTGCCGTTCGTGAGACCGATCACCTATGGCCTACGTTTAAGTTCACCGCGGTTTTTTCTGCCGTTTATTATAAGTTAATAATTGATTGCGATTGCACATTCACACGTTCATTCGTTCTCTCGTTAACTCGCGTTCGATTACTCTCGatctctcattctctctttctctctctctctctctttctctttctctcgttcgtCTCTCTCGTCCCGGTGTACATCGACGTTTCTAACCATTCCTCTCGATTTCGCACGGGGGAAAAGGTTCTCAACGATACTTACGGGGAATGAACTTTTACAATGTGTATTAACAATAATGCGTCTGTCCTTGCCGCATGACCAAGAAATTGTTTGGTGTCATTGTTGATTCAGAATGAGAGAAACGGGTGTGTAAAAAAATTGGTTACTGGTATCTGGTTTTTAATCATTTTCTCTGATAAATGTAAATTTATTTCTCGTTAATCTCTCGATACGAATTTAGAAAGCAAGATAAAGATATTTTGTGAATAAGCAAGATCGTAGCAGGTGGAGAATTGGTTTCTCGATCATATTTCAGGAACGTCCTCCCATCGATGACTTTTAATTCACGATAATAAGGCAATTTCTTGGCCAGGCGACGCTGCATCGTTTGTACTCTCTACGATCGACATCAAGCACGTAATTTCGATCTAACGATTTGCCACGTCTACCATCCGTCCACGAGCGAGCGTGGATCCCCTCGACGAGAATATTCCGAACGGGTGTTCACCGTAATCCATCGCGTCGCTACCCGTCGAGGTCCCCAGTCACGCAACCTGGCATGGACGAACCACATCAATCACTCGTCTAAGAAttcgtttaattaattattaggtAATTTCTTCATCCTCTCCGTTTCTATTTATTATCGTTTGATTAGTTGCACTAGCCTTGATTGTCGGCATTTTAAGGGCTGCTGGGCAGGCAGCGTTTTTATGGCGACGTGCGACTCTCTTCGTTCGAGCGCAACatatttttgtttgtttttttttcatttatttacTCTTATCCCAAAAATCAATCGCAAGAAATTGTTTTAGTCTCCATCGAACTTGCGAGGGGCGAAACGCACGGTGTGCCCGTCTCAACCCTTTCGCCGCTGTCGACTTTCTGCTCGCGAGCAAATCAGATGTTCCGAACGATGTGGGTATAAATTTCGTGCAATTACCATCGCGCTACGGTGAATCTTTCAAAGGCGGATTACGCGAGCGAAGTTCGCCAGCGAAAGGGTTAATTGACTTGGCTCGAAATGGATCTCGCAAGCCTGATCGATCCTTGCCACGTCAACCGAGATCGCCGCTAGTCGGATCACTTTGGGACTCCTCGCACGGTTGACGTTGTTGATCGAGAAAAGGGTAATACGATAAATAGGGGTGTCGTTGCCCGCGACGAAGCCCGTCCTTTCGAACGAGCTAAAGTATTACGGTGAATCTGAACGTTTATCCTAAAGCCTCGCGTCGCTTAATTTACTTAACGATAGTTGTTTAATCTGAGAACTGTGTTTTATAGTATAACTTAGCGGTATAGTACAACAAACGATCAACGACAAACGGGAACACTCGCGGGCATCGTCGAGGGAAACGTGTACCTGCGTCCCCAGGGACGCTTCTCAACAGACGTCCCGTGTGCGTACGGATATATACAAATATCGAAGAATCAAACGGGTGGCGGTTTGAGAAGAGGGGTGCACGGGTAGGTAGAAGAAGGGGTTCGTTCAAATCTCATTCTCTCCACCCTTTCTCCTGTCCTGTCTGTTATCTTCTTTTACGCGTAAGTAACGTTATATCGTACATAGACTAGGCGCGAAGCTGTACAACACAAAACTTAAGACTAGGCGTTCGTTTTTAAAACAGTGAAGCGTGTTACGTCGGTAGGTACCCCTAGACAAGCGTCATCTCGCGGACGCGGCTATCATTTCCTCTAGAAATGAGGGAGGCACCGGTGTATATAGAGTAATATAGTCGCAGGATAATAATAGTACCAGCTGGGAGAAGAAAATACTGTTAGCCAGATCAAACAGTGTGGAATCGTCCCTAAAAATTATTATAAGTAGCAACgagtgagagggagagagagaataaAATTATCAATTTTGAATCCATCAAGAAATTGACAAGCTTTCGAGGGATATAACAAAATTGCTGATTGTACGATTATCCTGCGACGTAACGTAGTTAAAGAAGGAAAATTTGTGAAGGGTGATGTTGCAAGCTCGGCGCGATGTGTCGCAGAAGTTTACGCTGTTGGGAGTAGCTATCATCGGTGGGGAAGGCGGGTGCAGGAAGCTTGCAAGCTTTCCGGTAAGCTCGATATCCTCGGAAGCGGAACGACACATAAACGATTCGAATGTCTGGAGCAGTGGCGAGTATGCGACGGAGGGTCCGTATAAAAAACGTGTGACGCGAGCTTGCAAGCTCGCGCTAATTGTAAGCTCGATACGCTCGATCGTCGTCCGCGGCTGTTACCTTCGCGTGCGCCCCTCCCGGGCAGCGCGTCAGCTTCGAAGGTTTCGCTGTATAAAAAATGGTGAGAGCTTGCAAGCTTGCGAGAAGAAGCGCGACAACACCGTTCATACTTCGGAATCCGTTTCGCGTCGCGGCGCTCGGATCGAGGGCGGTGGCCGAGAGAAGCGTGCGCATCCTCGAGAGTTCGACGCGTCCTAAACTTGAACCTGACACGCCTCTCGATAGCGGGGGTAGACTGTGTGTAGACTAGAGATTTGTCCGGATCGCGAGTCCATAGACGAAAAGTGAGTAAGTTCTTCGTAGCAAAGTGGAATCCGCAGGCTGATGCAGGCGGCTGATATACAACGTGTTACTTGTTTAACAGAATTACTTATACAAACGCAAAGTTTACTTTATACCTTCTGTTCACCACTTGTCCTGCTATGCGTATTCTTTCTATGTCACGTTCGTCTTTAACTCCGACAGGGGCTAGGTAGTATTATTATTAACGTCGTTTCGTTTTACTCTACGCGATTCTCCGGTTCTATCCACCGAACTCTATCTACTTCGTCCGCGTATTTTCCTTTCGTCTGCTTCGTGACGAACAGGACTAGGTTCCCATTCTTCGGATACTTTTCTATCTATTTGGAGTTGGCGTAGTCCTGAACGTCAAGCCTTCTAGAGGAACATCCACGCACGTCCGGGATGTGTCAGAAGTAGGCGAGCTAGAGACAACGAGGGAGTGTTCGGCTTGAGGCACTAGGACGCGTCCAGGGCGAGGCACTCGGCGAGGAAGTCCTCCATGGAACGATAAGCGTGTTCCAACACTCCTGACAAGGCGTGGTCTTCGTCCGCGTAACTCTGTCGAATTACAATTTCAATATACTTTAGTAATGCGTAACAATTAAAGGTCTGAATGGTCAAGACGTAGCATTTCAATTTCTAAACTGTAATTTCGTTTCGATGCAGGATTAAATGTATTGTATAACCGATATTGGATGAATGAAGAAGAAACGGAACCGAAAGAGACACACACCTGGTACCTAAAGATGATACCCGCTTCGGACAGAGCCTTAGCGAAGGCGACGCCGTGCGTATAAGGCGCTGTGAGGTCAGCTAAACCGTGAAGAAGGTAGAGGCTATGACTGGGGACCAGCCTCGCGCGTTGGGTCAGGTCAGCCTCCACGTAACCTTTATAATTTTCAGCTGGGGCGCCGAGGACACGCTCCGTGAACGCGGAATCTAGACGAAAAACACGCGACTCCTCTGACTCGTGTGGCATTTCTCTTTTACCAGGGGAATTTCACGCGACTTACTGTAATAGAGCCAATCCGCGATGGGATTCACGGCGACGCCACACTTGAACACGTTCTCCTGGCTGCCCAACACCATGGCGGTCACGTAGCCACCGTATCCCCATCCCCACACTCCTACCCTGGTGACGTCCAGGTACTTGAGCGTCTTCAACAGGTGCCTCAACACGGTCAACTGGTCCTGGACCTCGACGCCACCGATTCGCCTGAAGAGATCTCGCTTTCCTTGACCCCTGGCGCCCCTTACATCCAGCCTGACGTACACCACGTCGTTGTGACTCGACATGTACGTTCCCCAGTCGATCTTGAACCGATCGGTGACCGCCTCGCTTCCTGGCCGGCCGTTCACTTCGACCAGGACAGGAAACGCTGCGTCTCTGAGCTCTTCTCGCCACGAAGGCGGTAACAATAGTTGCACCTGAGCCTTCCAACCTTGCGGAAGGGGTACCTGAGCGAAAGAATCGAGTCAGTCTCGATTTGGAGTGCAATGGCTGTTGTTATTAAGACCAGACATAAAAATACCTCGAAGCTTCTTCTGGTTGGCAACGCCAATTGCGATAGTTTGTCACCACGCTGGATTCTCGTGTCGTACAACACACGGATCAGTTTGTGAGAGGTCGTCATATGTACAGCGGCCAGGGGTAGTCCCGGACCTTCGCAGTAGAGAACGTAGTAACCCTGAGAATCATCGGTGATTGGTGGACTGACGGAGGCGCCGAAATGTGTGCAGTTGGTGTAATAAAAcctgtcgcgttaacattcgcaTCGTTAACCTTTACGTAAACGATCCAATTCTTAAGTTAAACGATCCTGAAGAAAATGCGAACACCCACCTGCTGCCCCAGAGAACTTCGCCTAGGTCGCAGGTGACGCAAAGTGGTTCCAACCGCCTAGGGTCGTCAGCAGTCGGATCACGGACGACGTAGAGGTGCCTCTGACCTGGCCTCCTTTCCCTCGTGCCTAGATAGTACACCTGATGGGCTTTGGTGTCCCACGCTAGGATCTCGCTCACCTAACAGCCGAAGAAGACAAGCATTTTTAAAATATCGATTCGTatcatcgatcatcgatcgttGGCTAATCTCGATGCATCACCTCGTAGCGACCGTGAGAGAGAACCGCTATCCTCTGTTGAGTCAGGGTCACATGTTTAATGTGAGTGAAGTGTTCCTTGTCACCTTCCTGTACAGCAGCGAGCAGCAAGAAGCTATCGCCATCGGGTGCGAATAGAGGGTGAGGCTGCGCGTCCAGCCATTGTCCCTCCGGTGCCCTCTCTGAGTGAGTTTCCTCGCAGTCCCACGAAGGGGCACGACAGGCGGACACCACTGAAAGATTCTGCGATCTGGTCATCCAAACGACGGCCACGTGGCTGGAGTCGCCGCCCACCCAGCCCGCGGATATCAGGTAATATTCcctatagaaaaaaaaagaaaagaagagagcTCCGAAAGAAATAATCCACATCGAGAAACTTGAAGCTGATCCCGTGAAAACCTTACTGCCCGTCCAAAGCAGGCGGCGGCTTCAGCTTCGTTCTGTACATCGTCGTGGTGTTGGCAGTTCCGTTCCCATTCGACGACGCGTTTGTCACGTTGTTCAGCTCCATTAGCCAGAGTTCGACCTCGGGATTGGCCGATCCGGGCGTGGGATACCTGACGGACCTCGACGGCGGGAAGGAACCTCTTCGCGGCGTAGCCAAAGGGCTGGCGCTGGCTCCGTCCTGACCCGGTGGCGTGCTGAACCAAGGGAATTCCAGGGCAGTGACCTTGGTGTCGTTGAAGCTGGCGAAAAGGAGATGTGTACCGTCCGGGCTAGGCCAGGCCGCTTCCGGCCGCGGCAGCACTTCCTCCTGGTACAGCCAGTCAGGCACGCCGTTGTAGATCACACCAGGAACGCCTGTGTCGGTGATTCGCAGGTCCTCCCCCGCAGACGGTGCCATTCTGACGTAGATGTCGTTCTCAGAGATCATCAGGAGGCCGGAAGTGTTGCCCAACCAGGCGGCGTGCTGCAGTCGCGTTTGCTGCATCCTTCGCGATGCGTGCAGACGGAGGGGCGTGTGGTGGCTGAAAAAGCGAGCGAGCAATTAATAATCGAGAAACAAACGGATGACTGTATACGTGCATACACGTCTTCATAGAACAGGTGCGAGTCGAAGAATCTACTTACTCGTTCGTGACGTCGTAGACTGTGTAATAAGCAGTGAAGGTATTTCTGAACACCTGAAATCGTAGGGTTACTTCGTTACTTTAGATTTCTCGCGAACGCCTAGGATGTTTCGAATGTCTGGTCTTGTTGAACTTGACTTTCATCGCGATTCAATAGTGAGACACTCCGGTACACTTTTCGAGATTATCAGGTATTTATATCTTCGCGGTATATATAAACACGTGAAGGTGTGTGCACGGTAGTTTTTATACCGACCCTCATCTTTAACATTCAAGGTTAATTACGCAACCGGACACGAACGATATTTAAAAGCGCTCCAGTGACGAAACGAAAGTACCATAAATTAGTCGTTATCGCGGcagtacttttttttttcttccgtcCCCTCGTTTAATGCAATCAGCACCGGAGGCCTTAATGAGCCGGCGAAGGCCGTGGGAATTGTccctcgcgtttacattactCACCGGCTTGACATTGTGCTTGAACAACACGTAACGCAGGTCGGTGCTGCACTGATAGCCTTGGACGTTCAGCTGTCTCTGGAAATAAAACCGAGCGAGATTTATggttttatgtattccccgtttcTCGAGCCGGCGCGAACTTTACGGCCGTTAACGGTCCTCGTAAAGGCGGTCGATGCTAGAACTTTCGAGGACCGCCAACTCGAAACGCGCCGGTCCACGTGCAATGGCCCCTTAAATCAAACACGCGAACGACGCCGTACTTTCGCGATCGTTCTTCCCCTCGCAGCTACGACTTTGCCCAGCTGGCATCGATCACACCGTTTAATTGCACCCTTCGCGATCACGAACGTTAAGTACGATTTAAACGTTGTTACATTAAACCCACTAACGTTACGTTTAAAGACACCAGATGAGGTACGTTCGCGGTGCACTCGTTGCATCGTGCGAGAGAACTTGGATTTCTTCAAAatcatttaaccctttgcattcgACGTCTTTCTAAACTTTAGCAATACATAATAAATTAGTACTAAAATAGAAAGTATTGCTAACATCTAGCAGTAATAAAAAATGTCCATTCTAATGGAAAACTTCAGGGAAATATGCATCTCTGAAAAAGTAAACGGTGGAATAAACTTAACGTCCTTAATCACTGATCGATTCTGATGTGACGACCAATGTTAAGTGACATGCTGGGCTCGCGATGTCCCCTCTGAGGGGAcatccgagtgcaaagggttaagtgAAATCATCGATCAATCTATTACATACAATTACATTTGCAGGTTTATCTCTTCCTTTCTTTTACCCTCCCTTTTTCCACGCTTACAACGACCGCGTTTTAACCGTTTTAACACGTGAACGTATCGCGAAAACCAGATGTGGCACAACAGTGTACTTCGCGAGCACTTAAGATCGTTTTTCCTCGAAAGTGATAGAGAGTTAAAACAGCCAAACGTTACACTCGTCAAATGAAATTCTGCACTCGAGCGACGCCGTTGAACCCTATTAACGACGAGTGCAACGCTTCCCCATCAGCGGAAGAGTCCTCACCGAGGCGATGAGCGTTTAATCCACCTTCGAACGTTCCCCAGAATCGGCGAATGCAACGGCAGCGATCGTCGCCGGTTCGAAATTACCCGGTGCTCGTTAACCACGATCCTCTGACCGTTATTACCCCTCAATCGTATTTCATATTCCTCGTCGGCGACTGGACGAGGAGGATCCTTCGTTAACGAACGGCAGCAAATTGACGCTGCAGCTTCTCAAAGCCCGTTACCCGCTTACCCCCTTCATAAAGCCCTATCTCGAGGCTTACCCCTCCCTCGTGAAATTATCTGACGTCCATTTAAACCGTGGCCGTTCGAACTTTATTCTCGAAattaatttttcgcaatttctctctctctctctctctctctctctctctctctctctctcccctctctctctctctcttcgctcCTTTTTCGTCTGTCTCATTTTAactggcgatagtttcaagCCCAGTTCACGGGCACGCGAGACGGCTCCATGGAGCGGAAAATGCAATAGCGCCGAGGCGAGCGTGGGAGCGACCCCTTTTCTCTTGAATAAACCGGGGAATACCACGAACTTCGTCTTATATACGGGCCACTCTCTTTGTTTTATGGTGCACCGCTGGCTAAACCCACCCCCTCGACAGATAAGACTAGACACGACGGACGTTTGATACCCGACGCGGTAGACTGTTTATTGCCACCCCTTTCGCTCTGTTCTATGGCTTTCGTTGCTCGTCGTTTCTGTTAATTCGCACACTTAATGTAACCTTCTGCGTGGGAAGATGGCGTTACTGTTCTGAGGCTCTTCGAGCGGTTAAATAGTGGGTTCTCTCATTTAAACGCGATTAACCTCGACGGGATTGATTTTTAAAGGCTGCATTCTTTTCAACATTTTTCAAAAATCAACAACACGTTTATGCTGGTATAATTGGTTTGTTACTCTGACTGGACTGTGTCTGACTTCGACGAGGGTTTCTATTGTTCGGTGTTTGCTCGGAACCAAAGAGTGACTTCTCCACAAGTGACTTCTTCGTGTTAACACCGTAAGTGTGGTTATATAGGGGTGGTGATTTCGCGTCACCTAAGCGTTGGTGCGTTTCATCTCGTGTGTAAGGGTTTAGTGACGGTTTTTTCAGAGTGTTCAGACCTGTCGTGAGTTTGCTCGATGTGAGAAGGTGGAGGGAAAGATGTGTTTGCATTTGTGAGCAATAGGGAAATGATTTAAGTAAAATAAATGGCTAAGTGATTCGTAGATGTACTGGAAtgctttattttattattcaacCTGGAGACAATAATGGCTTTTTAGGATCTTTGGATTAGTCTTGAGAACACCACCAACGCCATGACCCAATAAAATGTTTAAGCAAAGTCCCAGAGAGGAATGATGCATTGAACAGTGGGTTCTCTCATTTAAACGCGATTAATCTCGACGGGATTGATTTTTAAAGGCTGCGTTCCGAGAGTTTGATTAATTATGTTCATAAACTGGATGTACGATCCACTTTGGACTTGAATCAGTCTGGCTTCGCGAAATAAAACTATGCCTCTCCTTCGTTAAAGTTTCAATCGCAAaaagtttaattaaaattgGTTAAAGTTCGTTCAGATATTCTTCTCCTCAACATTGAGTAAGTAATTAAGTCAGAAACAATTTTATTAACACGAATGAACAACTTCACTCTTCGATACTATTTGTTTATCGTTCATAAAGATGCGCAGAAGGATTAAAGTTTAATTGAATTCTTAAATTGTACAGATTGGAAAGAAAAAGGATTGTCTTGGATCTTTCCACCCCTTCGTTTCTTGAACGTGGGCAAGCGATTTGCGATCGCGATCGATTAGAAATCTTTACGATCGACGCGAGGACATCGAGGTTAATACGTTTTTTAAAATGCATTCGAGAGTTTCTCAAATTAACGTTCGCGACCCCTACCTCCATTTCTCTCACTCTTCTGCACGCAATTTCGACAATTGTTCGCGGCAGCTTTCAACGGACTGCTGCTGCAATTTTCGCCCCACTTTTCGCACGAATGTCGAATTAGACACCTCGTATTTTCACCACGCGCTTTCAAAATTCCATTTGACGAATTATCCGAACGAATTGCCTGTTTTCGATGCGAGAACTGGCTTTCTCCTCTTTTACCTGTCTTTTCGAGATGTCTCCGTTAATTGCATTGGCAAAATAATCGAATAAAATTAAATGCTTTGCTCTGTCTTTCTATAAAGTGAACTTGATTAAAAAATGGCTTGTAGTTTATTggtcagtatttaaatataaCAGCTCAGTATCCTTTAAAGCCCCCACTGGTAACTAAATAAATACCAATTGGTCAATGAAATGGATTTAATATTGCTTCATATTGTTCGTTTATTAATTTAACTAACTGACCAAACCTAAGCCGATCCTTTAATAACTTTATATTGACCTTTTTGATATTAAACCCATTCTATTATAGACTCATTGCACATCAAAAAATTATtgaccaattggtgtttctttaGTTGTCACTGGAGACTTCGTACATATTTTTAGAGGACATTGACCCTTCATATGTAAATACCAATGAGAAAAGATT
This genomic interval from Xylocopa sonorina isolate GNS202 chromosome 18, iyXylSono1_principal, whole genome shotgun sequence contains the following:
- the LOC143431425 gene encoding inactive dipeptidyl peptidase 10 isoform X2, whose amino-acid sequence is MNASVNIERNSWRLPPDETVQVADPRSKSAQDLTYAEGGHNWRSIIFSLLVIGFVIAGIVTAIYLLGYVDELLYWSGRRLTLDECLRDDLTPHRLTPTWVAHDKFVYQADDGSLTLLDTSNNSVALLVSNHTLRQLNVQGYQCSTDLRYVLFKHNVKPVFRNTFTAYYTVYDVTNDHHTPLRLHASRRMQQTRLQHAAWLGNTSGLLMISENDIYVRMAPSAGEDLRITDTGVPGVIYNGVPDWLYQEEVLPRPEAAWPSPDGTHLLFASFNDTKVTALEFPWFSTPPGQDGASASPLATPRRGSFPPSRSVRYPTPGSANPEVELWLMELNNVTNASSNGNGTANTTTMYRTKLKPPPALDGQEYYLISAGWVGGDSSHVAVVWMTRSQNLSVVSACRAPSWDCEETHSERAPEGQWLDAQPHPLFAPDGDSFLLLAAVQEGDKEHFTHIKHVTLTQQRIAVLSHGRYEVSEILAWDTKAHQVYYLGTRERRPGQRHLYVVRDPTADDPRRLEPLCVTCDLGEVLWGSRFYYTNCTHFGASVSPPITDDSQGYYVLYCEGPGLPLAAVHMTTSHKLIRVLYDTRIQRGDKLSQLALPTRRSFEVPLPQGWKAQVQLLLPPSWREELRDAAFPVLVEVNGRPGSEAVTDRFKIDWGTYMSSHNDVVYVRLDVRGARGQGKRDLFRRIGGVEVQDQLTVLRHLLKTLKYLDVTRVGVWGWGYGGYVTAMVLGSQENVFKCGVAVNPIADWLYYNSAFTERVLGAPAENYKGYVEADLTQRARLVPSHSLYLLHGLADLTAPYTHGVAFAKALSEAGIIFRYQSYADEDHALSGVLEHAYRSMEDFLAECLALDAS
- the LOC143431425 gene encoding inactive dipeptidyl peptidase 10 isoform X1, whose translation is MNASVNIERNSWRLPPDETVQVADPRSKSAQVKEDLTYAEGGHNWRSIIFSLLVIGFVIAGIVTAIYLLGYVDELLYWSGRRLTLDECLRDDLTPHRLTPTWVAHDKFVYQADDGSLTLLDTSNNSVALLVSNHTLRQLNVQGYQCSTDLRYVLFKHNVKPVFRNTFTAYYTVYDVTNDHHTPLRLHASRRMQQTRLQHAAWLGNTSGLLMISENDIYVRMAPSAGEDLRITDTGVPGVIYNGVPDWLYQEEVLPRPEAAWPSPDGTHLLFASFNDTKVTALEFPWFSTPPGQDGASASPLATPRRGSFPPSRSVRYPTPGSANPEVELWLMELNNVTNASSNGNGTANTTTMYRTKLKPPPALDGQEYYLISAGWVGGDSSHVAVVWMTRSQNLSVVSACRAPSWDCEETHSERAPEGQWLDAQPHPLFAPDGDSFLLLAAVQEGDKEHFTHIKHVTLTQQRIAVLSHGRYEVSEILAWDTKAHQVYYLGTRERRPGQRHLYVVRDPTADDPRRLEPLCVTCDLGEVLWGSRFYYTNCTHFGASVSPPITDDSQGYYVLYCEGPGLPLAAVHMTTSHKLIRVLYDTRIQRGDKLSQLALPTRRSFEVPLPQGWKAQVQLLLPPSWREELRDAAFPVLVEVNGRPGSEAVTDRFKIDWGTYMSSHNDVVYVRLDVRGARGQGKRDLFRRIGGVEVQDQLTVLRHLLKTLKYLDVTRVGVWGWGYGGYVTAMVLGSQENVFKCGVAVNPIADWLYYNSAFTERVLGAPAENYKGYVEADLTQRARLVPSHSLYLLHGLADLTAPYTHGVAFAKALSEAGIIFRYQSYADEDHALSGVLEHAYRSMEDFLAECLALDAS